The Persephonella atlantica genome includes a window with the following:
- the obgE gene encoding GTPase ObgE translates to MKFVDKAKIFVKGGDGGNGVVAFRREKFVPMGGPAGGNGGKGGDVVLIADSRIRTLLDFKHKIHFKAERGQHGSGNNKHGKKGEDLIIKVPVGTVVTDAQTGQIIADLKEEGQKVIVAKGGRGGKGNASFKTSTNQTPDYAEEGEKGEERWIELELKLIADIGIVGFPNAGKSTLISVLSNAKPKIADYPFTTLAPVLGVMKIDYGRSVVLADIPGLIEGASRGQGLGHEFLRHIERTKALIHMIDISDFAEREPVEAFNIINEEMGKYSPQLLEKPQLVVGNKIDLLSDRKKIEGLKKYFEEKGFRFVPVSLATLEGIDTLKKEIISLYEKTQKESQNVSKQIS, encoded by the coding sequence ATGAAGTTTGTAGACAAGGCAAAAATCTTTGTAAAAGGCGGAGATGGCGGAAATGGAGTTGTTGCATTCAGAAGGGAGAAGTTTGTTCCTATGGGTGGTCCTGCAGGTGGAAACGGAGGGAAAGGTGGAGACGTTGTTTTGATTGCAGACAGCAGAATTAGAACACTGCTGGACTTTAAGCACAAAATACATTTTAAAGCAGAAAGGGGACAGCACGGCTCTGGAAACAACAAACACGGAAAAAAAGGAGAAGACCTTATCATAAAAGTTCCTGTTGGAACGGTTGTTACTGATGCCCAGACAGGACAAATCATAGCAGACCTGAAAGAAGAAGGACAGAAGGTTATTGTTGCAAAGGGGGGAAGAGGAGGAAAAGGTAATGCTTCCTTCAAAACATCAACAAACCAGACGCCAGATTATGCAGAAGAAGGGGAAAAGGGTGAGGAGAGATGGATAGAACTTGAGCTGAAACTGATAGCTGACATTGGAATTGTAGGATTCCCTAATGCAGGAAAGTCAACACTTATATCTGTTCTTTCAAATGCAAAGCCAAAGATTGCAGACTATCCTTTCACAACACTTGCCCCTGTCCTTGGGGTTATGAAGATAGATTACGGAAGGTCTGTGGTTTTAGCTGACATTCCCGGACTTATTGAAGGAGCATCACGGGGACAGGGCTTAGGTCATGAATTCCTCAGACATATAGAAAGAACAAAAGCTCTGATACATATGATAGACATATCAGATTTTGCAGAAAGAGAGCCAGTTGAAGCATTTAACATAATAAATGAAGAGATGGGGAAATATTCACCACAGCTTTTAGAAAAACCCCAGCTTGTTGTAGGAAACAAGATAGACCTTCTGTCAGACAGGAAAAAGATAGAAGGGCTGAAGAAGTATTTTGAAGAAAAGGGATTCAGGTTTGTTCCTGTATCACTTGCCACATTAGAAGGAATTGACACCCTAAAAAAAGAGATAATATCCTTGTATGAAAAAACCCAGAAAGAGAGCCAGAATGTTAGTAAACAGATTTCCTAA
- a CDS encoding 3'-5' exonuclease, whose translation MINLTTDEATFTVIDLETTGFFPERDYIIEIAAIKFQGGIEIDRYWKLIKPDSEFIPPFITELTGITNAMVIDQPVIKDVIPEIYQFIESSVLVAHNIKFDLSFLNYNAKTYLGKTIKNPSICTDHLARRILPDIDSKSLESLAYHFSIPYRQKHRAMSDAQVTKQIFEKMLSFLEDYNVNRVIDIIKLSEGKKINYREKRKKYV comes from the coding sequence ATGATTAATCTGACAACAGATGAAGCCACATTTACAGTTATTGACCTTGAAACTACAGGGTTTTTTCCAGAAAGGGACTACATCATAGAAATTGCGGCAATAAAGTTTCAGGGTGGAATCGAGATAGACAGATACTGGAAACTTATAAAGCCAGACAGTGAATTTATTCCTCCCTTTATAACAGAACTAACAGGAATAACAAATGCTATGGTTATAGACCAGCCTGTCATAAAGGATGTTATCCCCGAAATTTACCAGTTTATTGAAAGTTCAGTCCTTGTTGCCCACAACATAAAGTTTGACCTTTCTTTCCTGAACTACAATGCAAAAACATACTTAGGAAAAACCATAAAAAATCCATCTATATGTACAGACCATCTTGCAAGGAGAATACTTCCTGATATTGACAGTAAATCTTTAGAAAGTCTCGCATACCATTTCAGTATTCCATACAGACAGAAACATAGAGCGATGTCTGATGCTCAGGTAACAAAGCAGATTTTTGAGAAGATGCTGTCCTTCCTTGAGGATTACAATGTAAACAGGGTTATTGATATAATTAAACTCTCTGAAGGAAAGAAAATTAACTATCGGGAAAAGAGGAAAAAGTATGTTTAA
- a CDS encoding DNA double-strand break repair nuclease NurA, which translates to MRPELLKKTYSLKSELSQLAFSLNEEIKREEVLSKWKNYVPAPVDRFAVAADGSFNKKHYLGFYLYSVSGYAVGLKNGSTPAEEVTGDINLSVIKKTELIDQYLRMLMFLCEMKALIKLAEREKPKVLLIDGTLSSRFITVFPKTDWFCSEEFEGKIASIAGEFIPAVKDMLLEEDIVAFSKEIKEKVTAKLFKEFGEKGLRRDIVEATLSKLAYFEYLLLLHKLFYGLEFKPVVIGVAKTSHSTDIFKKSIPDIRVLHQFVKDNGYTLPQTYVNLDEIKWEFSQIFEYIEENIAYQLRDVSIRYFYGKYDRGRTISLIEYYENPDLEGITPEYVLDILSNFSVSGYPFPLRKADYEVRITRRDMEMIENLLGLQNEIHGREGLE; encoded by the coding sequence ATGCGTCCTGAACTGCTGAAAAAAACATACAGCTTAAAAAGTGAGCTGTCCCAGCTTGCATTTTCTCTAAATGAGGAGATAAAAAGGGAAGAAGTTCTGTCTAAATGGAAAAATTACGTACCTGCTCCAGTAGATAGGTTTGCAGTTGCAGCTGACGGCTCATTTAACAAAAAACATTACCTTGGTTTTTACCTTTACTCTGTTTCAGGTTATGCCGTTGGACTGAAAAATGGAAGCACACCAGCAGAAGAGGTTACAGGAGATATAAATCTGTCTGTTATTAAAAAAACAGAGCTGATTGACCAGTATCTCAGAATGCTGATGTTTCTGTGTGAGATGAAAGCTCTTATAAAGCTGGCTGAAAGAGAAAAACCTAAAGTATTACTGATAGATGGAACACTCTCAAGCAGGTTCATAACAGTTTTTCCCAAAACAGACTGGTTCTGTTCTGAGGAGTTTGAAGGTAAGATTGCCTCCATAGCAGGAGAGTTTATACCTGCCGTGAAAGACATGCTTTTAGAAGAAGATATAGTAGCTTTTTCAAAGGAGATAAAAGAAAAGGTTACAGCAAAACTGTTTAAAGAATTTGGAGAAAAGGGGTTAAGAAGGGACATCGTTGAGGCAACACTGTCAAAGCTTGCATACTTTGAGTATCTTCTTCTTCTTCATAAACTGTTTTATGGACTTGAATTTAAGCCTGTTGTTATAGGTGTTGCAAAGACATCCCACTCCACAGACATTTTTAAGAAATCCATTCCAGACATAAGAGTACTTCATCAGTTTGTGAAAGATAATGGATACACATTGCCACAGACTTATGTAAATCTTGATGAGATAAAGTGGGAGTTTTCTCAGATTTTTGAGTATATTGAAGAAAATATAGCGTATCAGCTCAGGGATGTTAGTATCAGATACTTTTATGGAAAGTATGATAGGGGAAGAACCATATCACTTATTGAGTATTACGAAAATCCAGACCTTGAAGGAATAACCCCTGAATATGTATTGGATATACTTTCTAACTTCTCTGTTTCAGGATATCCATTTCCTCTGAGAAAGGCAGATTATGAGGTGAGAATTACCAGAAGAGATATGGAGATGATAGAAAATCTTTTAGGTCTCCAGAACGAAATTCATGGGAGAGAAGGGCTTGAATAA
- a CDS encoding cation:proton antiporter, which produces MSKEEAILLLIISAGAFVVPFISRRLMLPSAVGEIIFGLFIGIFFSQTEKTFSIIHFLGSLGFLILMYLAGLEINFEKIKTTPRKNLIIYSVSIITVILLSFLTVIYIEQPKINILIYLTVAIGLLYPVLKDSNLLKTDFAQSTLIIASIGEVISLVFISGFFMYFKYGLSKETFIHLFEIYLFFFIAYITLKLFQLYAWWNPEKAYRLIKTDDPTETAVRANFANMFVFVALASLLGLEYIIGAFFGGMLFAMVFKKRHEIQEKISSFGYGFLIPVFFIEVGLRFDLFQLLKKEIILGAVTISITVLLIRMIASIPLPLAGFSIKETFAFPFALSMPLTLLVAIATLGMETGVINQEYASMIILASLISGTVYPWLFKFIIRL; this is translated from the coding sequence ATGAGTAAAGAAGAAGCTATTTTACTGCTTATTATCTCGGCTGGAGCATTTGTTGTTCCCTTTATCAGCAGGAGATTAATGCTACCTTCTGCTGTTGGTGAAATCATTTTTGGTCTATTTATTGGTATCTTTTTTTCGCAAACAGAAAAGACATTTTCCATCATACATTTTCTTGGGAGTTTAGGCTTCCTTATACTGATGTATCTTGCAGGACTGGAGATAAATTTTGAAAAAATAAAAACAACACCAAGGAAAAATCTCATCATATACAGCGTATCAATAATCACAGTTATACTGCTGTCGTTCCTTACAGTTATATACATAGAGCAACCAAAGATAAACATACTGATATATCTGACAGTGGCCATTGGCCTTCTGTATCCTGTTTTAAAGGACAGTAACCTGCTCAAAACAGACTTTGCTCAGTCAACACTCATTATCGCAAGTATAGGAGAAGTTATAAGCCTTGTGTTTATCTCAGGATTTTTTATGTACTTTAAATATGGGCTTTCTAAAGAAACTTTCATTCATCTGTTTGAGATATATCTGTTTTTCTTCATAGCCTACATAACACTGAAACTGTTTCAGCTTTACGCATGGTGGAATCCTGAAAAAGCATACAGACTGATAAAAACAGACGATCCTACAGAAACAGCAGTAAGAGCTAACTTTGCAAACATGTTTGTTTTTGTAGCCCTTGCCAGTCTTTTGGGGCTTGAGTATATAATAGGAGCATTTTTTGGAGGTATGCTTTTTGCAATGGTGTTTAAGAAAAGACATGAGATACAGGAAAAGATCAGCAGTTTTGGCTATGGATTTTTAATTCCTGTCTTCTTTATTGAGGTTGGTCTGAGATTTGATCTGTTTCAGCTTTTGAAAAAGGAGATAATACTGGGAGCTGTAACAATCTCAATAACAGTCCTTTTAATCAGGATGATTGCATCAATCCCTCTACCACTTGCAGGTTTCTCAATAAAGGAGACGTTTGCATTCCCTTTTGCTCTTTCAATGCCTCTCACACTCCTTGTTGCAATAGCAACACTGGGAATGGAAACGGGAGTTATCAATCAGGAATACGCATCAATGATAATACTTGCTTCCCTAATCAGCGGTACCGTTTACCCATGGTTGTTTAAATTTATCATAAGACTATAA
- the hemW gene encoding radical SAM family heme chaperone HemW: MVEGIYLHIPFCSLKCPYCDFTSITVNNKQIFTEYVSLVLKELHMYRDLEFDVKTVYFGGGTPSLLPPEVIAHLIEGIDRIVGINGNAEVTVEVNPENYRYLQFKQLKQSGVNRISVGVQSFQLKQLRALGREHSPEDSLKTVEDAFRAGIENISIDLIYGIQGQDVESLEKDLKTVENLPVKHLSAYMLTAYEETPLGQMVKRGEYFLPDDDTVYRMFLLIDSYLNRCGFSRYEISNWAKEGYQCRHNLLYWKRKEFLGLGVSAWSFANRKRFGNTKNLHVYMEKVKKGEFPVEFVDLIDDKEEKKEKIFLGLRLKNGIDIKLVKDKMNFLRNLEREGFIEIKGEKVSLTPKGIFVSSYISSQLI; this comes from the coding sequence TTGGTAGAGGGAATATACCTGCATATACCGTTTTGCAGTCTAAAGTGTCCTTACTGTGATTTTACATCAATAACTGTAAATAATAAGCAGATATTTACAGAGTATGTATCTCTCGTACTGAAAGAGCTCCATATGTATAGAGATTTAGAGTTTGATGTGAAAACAGTTTATTTCGGAGGAGGAACTCCATCCCTCCTACCTCCTGAAGTAATAGCTCATTTAATAGAAGGTATAGACAGGATTGTTGGTATAAATGGTAACGCTGAAGTTACAGTTGAGGTCAATCCAGAAAATTATAGATACTTACAGTTTAAACAGCTAAAACAGTCTGGAGTTAACAGAATAAGTGTTGGTGTCCAGAGCTTTCAGCTAAAGCAGCTGAGAGCTTTAGGTAGGGAGCACTCTCCAGAAGACAGTCTGAAGACAGTAGAAGATGCGTTTCGTGCAGGTATAGAAAATATCAGTATAGACTTAATATACGGCATTCAGGGACAGGATGTTGAATCTCTTGAGAAAGACCTGAAAACTGTAGAAAATCTTCCTGTAAAACATCTGTCTGCCTATATGCTTACTGCTTATGAAGAAACACCACTGGGACAGATGGTAAAAAGGGGGGAATATTTTCTGCCAGATGATGATACTGTTTACCGTATGTTTCTCCTTATTGATAGCTATTTGAACAGATGTGGATTTTCAAGATATGAAATTTCTAACTGGGCTAAAGAAGGTTATCAGTGCAGACACAACCTCCTGTACTGGAAGAGGAAAGAGTTTTTAGGTCTTGGTGTATCGGCATGGTCGTTTGCTAACAGAAAGAGATTTGGAAATACAAAAAATCTGCATGTTTATATGGAAAAAGTTAAAAAGGGAGAGTTTCCTGTTGAGTTCGTTGATTTAATAGATGATAAGGAAGAAAAAAAAGAAAAGATATTTTTAGGTCTTAGACTAAAAAATGGAATAGATATAAAACTGGTTAAAGATAAGATGAACTTCCTCAGGAATCTTGAGAGGGAAGGGTTTATTGAAATAAAAGGAGAAAAAGTATCCCTTACACCAAAGGGAATATTCGTATCCAGCTATATATCATCACAGCTTATTTAG
- a CDS encoding ferredoxin, with product MKVKVSVDQDLCTACALCYDELPEVYEDAGDGIAKVKDDVGGDGAIIEGELAERALEVTEECPSGALITEVVEE from the coding sequence ATGAAAGTTAAAGTATCTGTAGATCAGGACCTGTGCACAGCATGTGCTCTCTGCTACGATGAACTTCCAGAAGTTTACGAAGATGCTGGAGATGGTATAGCAAAAGTAAAAGATGACGTTGGCGGTGATGGTGCTATCATAGAAGGTGAGCTTGCAGAAAGAGCTCTTGAAGTAACTGAGGAATGCCCATCAGGAGCACTTATTACAGAGGTTGTTGAAGAATAA
- a CDS encoding ComEA family DNA-binding protein: MNKNLLKLQTSFFTAVVLFSMFFSSGFMLVYTYSSPKSLKINVNSADVLQLKKVPYMGEKTAERIISIREKNNGIKNLKQLKGVKYYKKFKYFLKVE, translated from the coding sequence TTGAATAAAAACCTTTTAAAACTGCAGACATCTTTTTTTACGGCTGTTGTTCTCTTCTCTATGTTTTTCTCAAGTGGATTTATGCTTGTGTATACTTACAGTTCTCCCAAAAGTTTGAAGATTAACGTAAACAGTGCAGACGTTCTGCAGCTTAAAAAAGTTCCTTACATGGGAGAAAAGACAGCTGAAAGAATTATCAGTATAAGGGAAAAAAATAATGGCATAAAAAATCTAAAACAGTTAAAGGGTGTAAAATACTATAAGAAGTTTAAATACTTTCTGAAGGTGGAGTGA
- a CDS encoding SIR2 family NAD-dependent protein deacylase — protein MAGNIDKQINRAKEVIKEADALLITAGAGMGVDSGLPDFRGTEGFWRAYPIARKLGLRFEELANPRWFHENPKLAWAFYGHRLNLYRKTQPHEGFYILKKLGESKRGGYFVFTSNVDGQFQKAGFDEKKIVEIHGSIHHLQCIKPCTDDIWPADDVEINIDMEKFEAKEPLPRCKHCGALARPNILMFGDWEWISHRTAGQEFRLERWLERIDDMGYHLVIIEIGAGKAVPTVRMFSERVADRLHGTLIRINPRDYDVPSTRHISIPLKGLEGLKTITEGTL, from the coding sequence TTGGCAGGCAACATAGACAAGCAGATTAACAGAGCAAAAGAAGTCATCAAAGAGGCTGATGCTCTTCTTATAACAGCAGGGGCAGGTATGGGTGTGGATAGCGGACTGCCTGATTTCAGAGGAACAGAAGGTTTCTGGAGAGCGTATCCCATTGCAAGAAAACTTGGTCTGAGATTTGAAGAACTTGCAAATCCAAGGTGGTTTCATGAAAACCCAAAACTTGCCTGGGCTTTTTATGGGCACAGACTTAATCTCTACAGAAAGACACAGCCCCATGAAGGATTTTACATACTGAAAAAGTTAGGAGAAAGTAAAAGAGGAGGATACTTTGTTTTTACCTCAAATGTTGACGGACAGTTTCAGAAAGCAGGGTTTGACGAGAAGAAAATAGTTGAGATTCACGGTTCTATACACCACCTTCAGTGTATTAAACCCTGCACAGACGACATATGGCCAGCTGATGATGTTGAGATTAATATAGACATGGAAAAGTTTGAAGCAAAAGAACCCCTTCCAAGGTGTAAACACTGTGGGGCCTTAGCAAGGCCTAATATTCTTATGTTTGGGGACTGGGAATGGATATCCCACAGAACAGCGGGACAGGAGTTCAGGCTGGAAAGATGGCTTGAAAGGATTGACGACATGGGATACCACCTTGTTATTATAGAGATTGGAGCAGGAAAAGCTGTTCCAACAGTGAGGATGTTTTCTGAAAGGGTTGCAGACAGGTTACACGGAACACTTATAAGGATTAATCCCAGAGATTACGATGTTCCTTCCACCAGACATATTTCCATCCCATTAAAAGGGTTAGAAGGGCTAAAAACCATCACTGAAGGTACTCTTTGA
- a CDS encoding creatininase family protein translates to MLLENMSYVEVEAYLVEKDIVIIPIGSCEQHSPYGILGTDFITAEAIAREVGKRMDIVVAPTINYGMSQHHMGFKGTVTLSPETMVMFVKDIINSFLEHGFKRIIFINGHGGNIEPIKTAFHQIKFEGKSGLLELISWFLLPEVQEIERDIFEDKNGYHATPSEVSITKFLRPDAFRNKPSEKKKINRSQVYFPLSRDEFRQAYPDGRMESAPWLAKEKYGKLIMEEAVRVIVSRLREILKTKIL, encoded by the coding sequence ATGCTGCTGGAAAATATGTCTTATGTTGAGGTTGAGGCATACCTGGTTGAAAAAGATATAGTTATTATTCCGATAGGCTCCTGTGAACAACACAGTCCTTATGGAATTTTAGGAACAGACTTTATAACAGCAGAAGCCATCGCAAGGGAAGTGGGAAAAAGGATGGACATTGTTGTTGCACCAACGATAAACTACGGAATGTCTCAACATCACATGGGGTTTAAAGGAACAGTTACATTATCTCCAGAAACGATGGTTATGTTTGTCAAAGACATAATAAACTCATTTTTAGAGCATGGGTTTAAAAGGATTATTTTCATTAATGGCCATGGTGGAAATATTGAGCCTATAAAGACAGCATTTCATCAGATAAAGTTTGAAGGAAAATCGGGATTGTTGGAACTTATATCGTGGTTTTTACTCCCAGAAGTTCAGGAAATAGAAAGGGATATATTTGAAGATAAGAACGGCTATCATGCAACACCGTCAGAAGTTTCAATAACAAAATTTTTAAGGCCTGATGCTTTCAGGAATAAACCATCAGAAAAGAAAAAGATAAATAGAAGTCAGGTATATTTTCCCCTATCAAGGGACGAGTTTAGACAGGCATATCCAGATGGAAGGATGGAATCTGCCCCATGGCTTGCAAAAGAGAAGTATGGAAAGCTCATAATGGAAGAAGCTGTGAGGGTAATTGTAAGTAGATTAAGGGAAATCTTAAAGACAAAAATATTATGA
- the proC gene encoding pyrroline-5-carboxylate reductase: protein MFKVGLIGCGNMGEAIVKGLSRKIKSTDIIVSDINPERVEYMVEKYNVAGSSSNRRVVENSEIVILAVKPKDLEETVSPINDSFKGKVVVSVLAGISIPKLKNLMKDSFIVRAMPNTPALVGEGAIGVSFENDSPEIKEKIIDLLSSLGTVVEVDEKLMDVVTGLSGSGPAYVFMFIEGLIQGGIKGGLSYNQSRELAVQTVLGAAKMLKETGEHPSILRDKVSSPGGTTIYALHRLEEKGFKDAVISAVEEATKRSKELSK, encoded by the coding sequence ATGTTTAAAGTTGGATTAATAGGCTGTGGAAACATGGGAGAAGCTATTGTAAAGGGTCTGAGCAGAAAGATAAAATCCACAGACATCATAGTTTCTGACATAAATCCTGAAAGGGTTGAATATATGGTTGAAAAGTACAATGTTGCAGGAAGTTCAAGCAACAGGAGGGTTGTGGAAAACTCAGAAATTGTTATACTTGCTGTAAAACCAAAAGATTTAGAGGAAACAGTCAGCCCTATAAATGATTCTTTTAAAGGAAAAGTTGTTGTCTCTGTTCTTGCAGGAATATCTATACCTAAGCTAAAAAATTTGATGAAAGATAGCTTCATCGTTAGAGCAATGCCAAACACACCTGCTCTCGTTGGCGAGGGGGCAATAGGAGTGAGTTTTGAAAATGACAGCCCTGAAATAAAAGAAAAAATCATAGATTTACTCTCCTCACTCGGTACTGTTGTGGAGGTTGATGAAAAGCTGATGGATGTTGTAACAGGTCTGTCTGGAAGTGGTCCTGCATACGTTTTTATGTTTATTGAAGGACTGATTCAGGGAGGCATAAAGGGTGGTCTGTCATACAATCAATCCAGAGAACTTGCCGTCCAGACTGTTTTGGGAGCGGCAAAGATGCTGAAAGAAACAGGAGAACACCCTTCCATTTTGAGGGATAAGGTCAGTTCACCGGGAGGAACAACTATATATGCCCTGCACAGATTAGAGGAAAAAGGATTTAAAGATGCTGTCATATCCGCCGTTGAAGAGGCAACCAAAAGGAGTAAAGAACTATCTAAATAA